The following coding sequences are from one uncultured Desulfobacter sp. window:
- a CDS encoding tetratricopeptide repeat protein, producing the protein MRRPVELVIAVNSPFADPDRLFERLKKLGQVSCIHLPGASYSTILNKAVTLTKNNILAFAHAGDDFFRAGLVFASHMRTTMGIVRVRDGRPKPSPRLLSDRFVQRLGITGIPAGFPDLSGIMVSRNGVERIFPLPFEVGRDAVALYLYAFFSNCGEIHCSKTIGVEIRDRDCKDVPGCDFVEETGTVIGTLSEQIHTYRNASQRWSQAVNTLKTMSQNFFNEQEIVCLAVSPVYGNSSRQTYFLQLLWRALDLPDRLFPNEFESGFHGFSKEGKHLGRHLSISGHLAAALRVLKWCHETDPYDAEVAAELGEVMYKIDGKDAVNVFFKTHRSNLEKTCSLRRLGRLARLSGDLETAKDYFHQCYEEERFEFDRLGDLVEVLAETGDLEQASHLLDEFAQRAPFYVQSDPFGFAKRLKIIGRHEEAIDLFLSLPEENLEARHLAAGSCAALGNYERAHQLLQNLTNTAPEETQFFISLSDVRKYMGDHVGALKALRRIAADNQADPLIGKKKKQLKEKIALEK; encoded by the coding sequence ATGAGACGCCCCGTTGAACTTGTGATCGCCGTTAACTCTCCATTTGCTGATCCGGATAGGCTATTTGAGCGGCTTAAAAAATTGGGACAGGTATCCTGTATTCATTTACCTGGAGCCTCTTACAGCACGATATTGAACAAGGCCGTAACACTTACAAAGAACAATATACTTGCATTTGCACATGCCGGAGATGATTTTTTTAGGGCCGGATTGGTCTTCGCAAGTCATATGAGAACTACAATGGGGATTGTCCGGGTTCGAGATGGAAGGCCCAAACCGTCTCCCAGACTTTTAAGCGACAGGTTTGTTCAGCGTCTTGGGATAACCGGAATCCCTGCCGGGTTCCCGGATCTTTCGGGTATCATGGTATCCCGTAACGGTGTGGAGAGGATATTTCCTCTTCCGTTTGAGGTCGGCCGTGACGCGGTTGCTCTCTACTTATATGCTTTTTTTTCCAATTGCGGGGAGATTCACTGTTCTAAAACCATCGGGGTGGAAATTCGAGATCGTGATTGTAAAGACGTGCCGGGGTGCGACTTTGTGGAAGAGACCGGTACCGTTATTGGAACTCTGTCCGAACAAATTCATACCTACCGCAATGCATCACAGCGGTGGTCCCAGGCTGTAAATACACTTAAAACCATGTCCCAAAATTTTTTCAACGAACAGGAAATAGTCTGCTTGGCAGTTTCCCCGGTTTACGGTAATTCTTCTCGTCAAACTTATTTTCTGCAATTGTTGTGGCGGGCGCTTGATTTGCCGGACAGATTATTTCCCAATGAGTTCGAAAGCGGCTTTCACGGTTTCAGCAAGGAAGGAAAACATCTGGGACGACACCTCTCGATTTCAGGTCATTTAGCAGCTGCGTTGAGGGTGCTTAAATGGTGCCATGAAACTGATCCATATGACGCCGAAGTTGCTGCCGAACTGGGCGAAGTGATGTATAAGATTGACGGCAAAGACGCTGTAAACGTGTTTTTTAAAACCCACCGGTCGAATTTGGAGAAAACCTGTTCATTACGTCGTTTAGGGCGTCTTGCCCGGTTGTCCGGTGACTTGGAAACAGCCAAAGATTATTTTCACCAATGTTATGAAGAGGAACGGTTCGAATTTGATCGCCTTGGAGATCTTGTGGAGGTGCTGGCAGAAACGGGTGATTTGGAACAAGCATCCCACCTGCTTGATGAGTTTGCCCAACGCGCTCCTTTTTATGTGCAGTCTGATCCCTTTGGGTTTGCCAAACGGTTAAAAATAATCGGGCGCCACGAAGAGGCCATCGATTTGTTTTTAAGCCTGCCGGAGGAAAACCTTGAGGCCCGGCATTTGGCTGCAGGAAGTTGTGCGGCACTAGGAAACTATGAACGCGCCCATCAATTGCTGCAGAACTTGACGAACACGGCACCGGAAGAAACCCAATTTTTTATCTCGTTGAGCGATGTTCGCAAGTATATGGGGGACCATGTTGGCGCCCTCAAGGCTTTAAGGCGAATTGCCGCCGATAATCAGGCCGACCCGCTGATAGGTAAAAAAAAGAAACAATTGAAAGAGAAGATAGCTCTTGAAAAATAA
- a CDS encoding SPASM domain-containing protein: protein MKYKKKERPCNLEELFVRYNGDVYPCCRKWGDPSFQIGHITDSDLKTKIESMYQACQCARYIFRRPYQGETIRCQKLNLELSLACQAQCAMCSAGSPGWNGSYDLYEPLSQLLNQMQPEVLEVQGGEILIQKKTMQWLEKEKEKLPETWFTVVTNASVPIEMKPVVEHLFRSVTVSFVGFQPETYNRIMGLDLHQTRNFVESLIFGKNTLITIKFLITPLNLHEVALFYEWALPLKPYGIVLAYAGMTDQSIQMDGPYNYWQKIFDRTGKRLRECLYAKRQLIQDHGILLQFEDRAKTVFDLSDDFLSKLGANSMIDVPITPWETISLGSGIQ from the coding sequence ATGAAATACAAAAAAAAAGAGCGCCCGTGCAACCTTGAAGAACTATTTGTTCGATACAATGGTGATGTTTATCCGTGCTGCAGGAAATGGGGTGATCCGAGCTTTCAAATCGGCCACATCACCGATTCGGATTTGAAGACCAAAATTGAATCCATGTACCAAGCGTGTCAGTGTGCACGATATATTTTTCGAAGACCCTACCAAGGTGAGACGATTAGATGTCAAAAGCTTAACTTAGAGCTTTCTCTTGCGTGTCAGGCCCAATGTGCCATGTGCAGTGCAGGCTCACCAGGCTGGAATGGGAGCTATGACCTGTATGAACCGTTATCACAACTACTGAACCAGATGCAGCCGGAAGTGCTGGAGGTCCAGGGCGGCGAAATTTTAATCCAGAAAAAGACCATGCAATGGCTGGAAAAAGAGAAGGAAAAACTTCCGGAAACCTGGTTTACGGTCGTAACCAATGCTTCGGTACCTATTGAGATGAAACCGGTTGTTGAACATTTATTTCGCAGCGTGACGGTTTCTTTTGTCGGTTTCCAGCCAGAGACCTACAATCGCATCATGGGGCTTGATCTTCATCAAACCCGAAATTTTGTGGAAAGTCTGATTTTTGGAAAGAATACACTGATTACGATTAAGTTTCTGATCACACCGCTGAATCTTCACGAAGTTGCGCTTTTTTATGAGTGGGCACTGCCACTGAAGCCCTATGGAATTGTTCTTGCGTATGCAGGCATGACGGATCAATCCATTCAAATGGATGGTCCTTATAATTATTGGCAAAAAATATTTGACCGGACAGGAAAACGACTCAGGGAATGCCTGTATGCAAAACGGCAGCTCATTCAAGACCATGGGATTCTTCTTCAATTTGAGGACAGGGCTAAAACCGTATTTGATCTTTCCGACGATTTTTTGAGTAAACTGGGAGCAAACAGCATGATTGACGTTCCCATTACCCCTTGGGAAACTATTTCTTTGGGATCCGGAATACAATAG
- a CDS encoding SGNH/GDSL hydrolase family protein, with the protein MTSTLYHSFRCREYTFEKPKGCFRIGVVGDSYVYGQGVAAHETLPAFLEQVLNKSLAAPYFQVINLSKGGLSIHDMVPLIDHFSRAYDFDLILLNQCLNDAEVQMWRENFNSPKASYETTWQSDNVYGRLYDDALTYIQEALKDRSIPLIVYHSLYQRYDVTENSQKMLAAICKEKRIPYLCALDQLDWLPDRRQWATETDHHPSAFLHMASAMNIARFLGRHGFISRNTETTQVCSVPETCGTDLSNLIEIQHYCRYKRDGGWLAKDWQNTQEDWQTMAAKILNTRQMQVFEKAILDLEQSEPLRWDVLRQTICDIEKSLRIARSSRKNGDIEFLQLKDFRYIPPKEDDPKSLDDYKSALLVIKKQLKGSSKASVFVNMALWYLERLEELFIQIRQFNKNGGAQECQGLLPRIQTERRYLSDILSRTGVCRASERLEPQDINIEDSLNLKIKLTLVVHPCQEPFYVVGKLCGYYDISTQLSELAFVDHRPKIQHIYFDYPLPKAFSLDIMSKPKLFQLVSAQYRVNHLTWNDLNFQTVKPGQYTTFVTYPYVGAVVPGLKIDKGADKNFKENKS; encoded by the coding sequence ATGACTTCTACATTATATCACAGCTTTCGTTGTAGGGAATATACGTTTGAAAAACCCAAAGGATGCTTTCGGATCGGAGTGGTTGGAGACTCTTACGTATACGGCCAGGGCGTTGCCGCCCATGAAACGCTTCCGGCATTTCTTGAGCAGGTTCTCAATAAGTCCCTGGCTGCCCCATATTTTCAGGTGATCAATTTATCTAAAGGCGGATTGTCTATTCACGATATGGTTCCTCTGATTGATCACTTTAGCCGCGCATATGACTTTGACCTGATTTTGCTGAACCAATGCTTAAATGATGCGGAAGTTCAAATGTGGCGGGAAAATTTTAATTCACCCAAAGCATCTTACGAGACAACCTGGCAATCAGATAACGTATACGGCCGGCTATACGATGACGCATTAACTTATATTCAAGAAGCGCTCAAGGACCGCAGCATACCACTTATTGTGTATCATTCTTTGTACCAGCGATATGATGTAACTGAAAACAGTCAAAAAATGCTTGCTGCAATATGCAAAGAAAAAAGAATTCCATACCTATGCGCGTTGGATCAATTAGATTGGCTGCCGGACAGACGACAATGGGCGACGGAAACCGATCATCATCCATCGGCTTTTCTGCATATGGCCAGCGCAATGAATATTGCGCGTTTTCTGGGTCGGCACGGTTTTATCTCTCGAAATACTGAAACCACGCAAGTATGCTCAGTTCCAGAAACCTGTGGTACCGATCTTTCAAACCTCATTGAAATTCAACACTACTGCCGTTACAAAAGGGATGGGGGATGGCTGGCCAAAGACTGGCAGAATACGCAAGAAGATTGGCAGACAATGGCCGCCAAAATTTTGAATACTCGACAGATGCAGGTTTTTGAAAAAGCCATTCTGGATCTGGAACAGTCGGAACCCCTTCGCTGGGATGTTTTGCGGCAAACGATTTGTGATATCGAAAAGTCCTTGCGCATTGCCCGGTCATCCCGGAAAAATGGAGATATTGAATTTCTTCAACTCAAAGACTTTCGATATATTCCGCCAAAAGAGGACGACCCTAAATCCCTTGACGATTACAAAAGTGCGTTGCTTGTTATCAAAAAGCAATTAAAAGGTTCCTCAAAGGCGTCTGTATTTGTAAATATGGCGTTATGGTATTTGGAACGTCTTGAGGAATTGTTCATCCAAATTAGACAGTTTAATAAGAATGGCGGCGCCCAGGAGTGCCAAGGTTTATTACCTCGAATACAGACAGAAAGACGATATTTAAGTGATATTTTATCCCGAACCGGTGTTTGCCGGGCATCAGAGCGGTTGGAACCCCAAGATATAAATATTGAAGATTCTCTCAATCTTAAAATAAAATTGACTTTAGTTGTCCATCCGTGTCAGGAACCCTTTTACGTTGTGGGAAAACTTTGCGGGTATTATGACATATCTACCCAGTTAAGTGAATTGGCCTTTGTAGATCATCGTCCAAAGATTCAGCATATATATTTCGATTATCCCCTGCCAAAAGCATTCTCACTTGACATAATGTCAAAGCCTAAACTTTTTCAACTCGTATCTGCCCAGTACCGAGTGAATCATTTAACTTGGAACGATTTAAATTTTCAAACTGTTAAACCCGGCCAATATACAACCTTCGTTACATACCCGTATGTTGGCGCCGTTGTCCCAGGGCTGAAGATCGACAAAGGGGCGGATAAAAATTTTAAAGAAAATAAGTCATGA